The following DNA comes from Hordeum vulgare subsp. vulgare chromosome 3H, MorexV3_pseudomolecules_assembly, whole genome shotgun sequence.
GCTGCTGCTGACTGTCGTATGTAAATCGTATGAAGTCGTTCGTTTTTCGCCTTCGTAATTTAACAATAGTTTACTCCATCCTCTCTTTCCCCATTCACACTCCACCCTCCATCGGCGACTAGTGAATTACGCCAAATCCCCATGACTTCCCTAGGAGTTCGCGGCGAGTGCGGCCGGCAGGAGAGACGGCGATGAGTTAATTCAAGGCACCGAAGGATTGCAATAGTTCGACAGGGGGAGAGGGCGGCGCACGCGTgctggagaaggaggacaaggaaacAACGATGGGTGAGGATGGGGAGCAGGTGGTTTGCGCGAGGCGGCGACGAACCCGGGAAACGCTAGTTCCTGTTGCTTCGACGACCCGAGGTCAGTTTCTCATACGATTTTCCTCCACCCCCGCATAGCTAGTGGTTTCCTGGAGTTTCTTCGTtgacgtcctcgtcgtcatcaacGACCCGCAGGAGCGAATCACCTCGTAGATGAAATGGAGAGGCTCCCGgaagggaggaagggagagagagatttTGGGACTTGATCCCTCTTTACTAGCTGATTTGTGGAGGTGCTTAGTTCTTTTTTCACGCCATTGGGCTGCGGCATCATCTGCCCTGTAATGTTCATATGCATCTGCTGTTGAAGTAGGGTTCACCCAGGACGCATGCATTTTTACAGATATAGGCAATACTGTCTTTTTGTAGGCAGTTAGACATATATCAGTAGGCAATAAACAATGTGTTTTAGTAGGGAATCAGAATAGATAATAGGAAATTTTGTATGTTTTTTTGTAGGCaatcatatactccctctgtcccaaaataactgtctcaactttatactagctgtaGTATAAAATTGAGTTAAATGCAAGCGCGGTCCTAATTCTTTTCTAAAAGTGTCACTTGGGTCCTAATTCTTTCAAAATGCATATCTGAGTCCCATATCTTTTTAAGTTGTTCATCCGAGGTCCTAATCTCGTCTGACCGCCGCTGACCAGTGCCACATCGACACCAGAGGGCCCGGGCGGGAGTTTTCCCGCGCGTGGCGGTCGGGCTTATATGCAATTTGGCCCCTGATTAATGCCTCGTTCCCATTCCCCCGTCCCTAGGTCTGCTCCACCCCGCCGCCGCTCGTTCCGCCGCCGCCCAGCGCCATGTCCGCCGCCGCTAGCTCCTCTGCGGTGAAGCGCCACGGGAGGAAGATGCTTGGTCCATCGCCGGCATCCATGGCCTTGGCAGCGTCGTATCCACCGCTGGCATCTTCACCGAGGACAGTAGCTCATTCGGTGCAGCCGCCGGCGGGGATGCTGCCGTTGGTACCTTGCCCTAGCTGCGGCATTCGGTCTACAATTCGTCTTGTGTCAAAATCGGAGACAAATCCTGGCAGGATTTTCTACAAGTGCCCCAATCATCATGTAAGATTTTATACAAGTGCCCCAATCGATTTGATGTTTCTGTGTTCGACATGTTCCTGTGTTATTTGTTGGCTGAATTTTCTTACTCAATTTGTGTCAGATTCCACCAAATCCTTGCCAACATTATTACTGGGAAGATGGACCAGACAACTATTTTGATTTTTTGGTGAGAGGTGGGTACATCAGCCATGGATTGAGCAGTTTTGATTCGGCTGGTGTCATTGCAAGTGAAGTGATAGAAGTGCAAGAGGAATGTGCAGGAGCAATGCAGAGCACTGTTGAGACTGTGATGAATGCGGATGTACTGAAGAAGATGAATGAGCTTATTTTTCTTTGTAAGAGTATTCTCAGTGCACTTGTTGTATTGATTGCAGTAGTGGTGTATGTAGGTTTTAAGAAGTGATGTGGTAGTGATGTATCCAGTGTTGATGTATGCACCGTTGATTTATCCAGATCTTGATCATGTACTGTGGTAATGAATTTGAAGTAAAATTTGGCAgcattttgtttgttttcctgTACTGTGCcagcattttttcaatagcattgagaaCACAAATAAACAGTAATTGAACTTAGAAGTAGTTTCAAAGATAGATTATAGGAAATAGCATTACATTTCCATGGGAGTACTCTTATCCATGGTTTGTGTGAAACCCAAAGGCACATCCCAGCATCAGGTTTCATTACAAACCATCTTGTTTCCTAACCAAAATAAGAGAACATCCTACACTGCTTCTTTCCAGAATATGTCCAAGTTTGCTTCTATCCAAAATATGTCCAAAATGTGCCACCTTTGTAGCTCTTCACTTCTTAGTTCATGGGGCTTTGTTCTCCTTAGTTTTTGTCACTTTCTTCCTTCTCTTCAAGCCCAGTGTTGCAGTAGTTTGCACTCTTGGAGGGGGCAGAGCATCTCTACAGGCTGCAAGGAACTGGCTATCTGGTAGAGGAGCTGGCAATGATGTTTGTGATTGCTATGTAGCTATCACCTACAATTGAAGCATTTGCAACACTTAGTAATTATCAGCATcaactacttccacttcttctgcTGAATCACTCTCTTCAAGCTCTGAATCTTGCAACTCTTGCAGCTCATTAGATTCATAGTCACTGTCATGCTCCAAtttggatttcttctttttcttctgctcAAACTTGTCATCCACCCATTCTTCataaagatcatcatcatctttaCCTACTTCATTGTCAGAGTCAACCCAGTCCGAATCCCACTCACTGTCATCACTGTCACTTTCCTTTTCATTACAAATTTCTTCTTCTACCACAAgctttctcctacttcttctgagCTCATGACCAACAATTTGTGCCATTGGTGGAACACTGCTACTGCCTACATTGCTGCTACCTCCATGACACTGGTTCAGATTGCCTTTCTGAGCTTTGACCTTAAACCTAGGACTGCCCCTAATTCCAGTATTAAACTGAGGAGACTTAGGGCTTAGTACAGCAGGAAGATCAGGTGTACCACTAACATGAATGTCATCAATTGCATTGTCAAATGTCATGCCTTTATGGTCCACAAACAACTGAAAATACTGAAATTTTGGAACAACTGCTGTCATGTGCAATGTGTCAGTGTCGCAGTCCACAATCCGGAGACCATCAGCTAGATTTTTTCCAGGGAGCAACCAATACAAAGTGAAGTTCGATTGGTCACTGTATCCTAATTGTTGCATAAAATCAGTGAGCCAGAGAGGAGACCATGTATCTACTtcacatccatcaaacacagcaTCTTTGCCATCAACATATGACTTTGACTTGCCAAATCCGCAAAAAAAAAACCATCATAATTGATTTCTACACTGAAAAGCTCCTTTTGTGGTCCTAGATTGCAAAGGATTCGGTCACTGATTAGGGTTACGAGCACCTAACAGGGGAGAGAttgggattagggttaggagctgTTACCATATCGCGGAGGAGGATCTCCGGGTCGCCGTAGATGTGGCGCCATCCTAGCGTCGCCGTCCTCGGACAACCGCCGGCAGCGACCCCCTCTTCTCTCTGGAGCAGAGCCACCGCCGTCAATCCCCTGTTTTCGCCGGACAGGGAGATGGAGAGGTGTGGGGAAAAGGAAGAGGGACCGCGATAGAAAGTGATTTAGGGTTACAGGAGTTTTCTGCAAATATACACGGCCGGTCGTTACCCCGCCCGGGCCCTCTGGTGTCGACGTGGCACTGGTCAGCGGCGGTCAGACGAGATTAGGACCTCGGATGAACAACTTAAAAAGATATGGGACTCAGATATGCATTTTGAAAGAATTAGGACCCAAGTGACACTTTCAGAAAAGAATTAGGACCGCGCTTGCATTTAACTTtataaaattatactaagcttaagacacttattttggaacggaggaagtatgagATAAGTAGGCAAAAATGAGTATGAAATGATGTGAGTATAATCAGTTTAGGGGAAAAATCAGTATGAAATGCAGGCAAGCGTATAGAGACATATAGGAGAGACATATAGGCAATCAGATAGAGATTCGCACGCAACAATCATTTAGAGAATAGGCAATACCGTGtttgtgtttttattttattttttgagttTATTTGATGATGACCAACCAGGCTTCAACTTTGGTGTCCATCTTGGTGTTTTGGATTTGGATGTAGTAACGACGGACTAAGTTATTTGTCTGGTTTGCAAGGATGGATGGGATGGTGCCCACGGAAAATTTTGTAGGTTTTAGCGTTCAACATGAAATAAAACCAAATTAAGCCTCCTTAATTGAATCAACTTTTTTTAATCAAATGAAGGCAAATCTGTTGCCTCTGTTTTCGCAAGGAAAATACGCAGCGTATGTTTGGCGTGGAAACTTCATGCTTCCTGATATGTGTGAATACCTTCTATGAAAATCTTTTTCGAtctatatatgtgtggataccttCGTCATTTTAATTTTTGCTGCTTGCTTTTTTTGTCCATCGTATCATCCCAATAGCTTCATTTTATTTTGCTACCCCTCATCAACATCATTATACACCTGAAAACTCACATTCATGAGAATTTAGTGAATTCATGATGCTTTTTTGTGGGTACTATATATCTCAACAATGCATGTACAATAAAGGGAGGGGCATTTCTATgtgttctttttcctgtgatcgtaTGCGCGGTCCCAAAACTGAAGCGGATCCCATATGCATCCCATATTTCTTTATGTTTTTTCTGTCTAGGCAAGGTTTTGCCTCCAGTAGTCGGCAAGCCTTTTTCAACACCAGTTTCTTCTAACTCAATTTCCTTTTTCAAATGCAGGCAAGACAAAAGTGAAAAACAAGGTGTTGCTCTGCCATATGTAGGCATCTTCATTTGTATACTAGGCAttttgtttcaatttttttatttagTAGTCAATTTGTTTCAGCCAAAACACTAAATCACCCATCTCACAATTTAACCACATAGTTTCAGTCTACTTTCTATGCAGGCAACTAAATCATTTTCTACCTGCAAATTTACTCGACCAATCCGACACACAAAGTCGCTCACCACCAGGTGCTACGTCGCCTAGCCCGCCGACCTACTCGCCAACACACACACCCGCACCCCTTGAGAAATCACCTAAGCCGGCCAAAACGAATTAGTCCACACCCCCCTGCTAGGTCGCCTAACCCGTCGACCTACTCGCATAAACACCCCACCCCCTTGAAAACCCGCGTAAGCTGGCCGAAACAAACTTGCCCATCCCCATGTGCTAGGTCGCCTAACCTGCCGACCTACTCGTCTACACACACTCACACCCCTTGAGAAATAGCCTAAGCCGGCCGAAACGAACTCGCCCACCATCGGGTGCTAGGTTGCCTAACCCGTCGGCCTACTCGCCTACACACACACCCACACCCCTTGAGAAATTGCCTAAGCCAGCCGAAACGAACTTGCCCACCATTGGGTGCTAGGTTGCCTAACCCGTCGGCCTactcacctacacacacacacacgttgAAAAATGCCTAAGCCGGCCGAAACGAACTTGCCCACCACCCGGTGTTAGGTCGCCTAACCCGTCGACCTACTCGCCTACACACACCCACCCCCATTGAAAAATTGCCGAAGCCGGCCGAAACAAACTCGCCCATCACTCTGGTGCTAGGTCGCCTAACCATCCGACCTACTCACCTACACGCGAACCCACACCCCTTAAAAAATCGCCTAAGCCGACCAAAACAAACTCGCCCACCGCCAGGGTGCTAGGTCGCCTAATCCGCCGGCCTACTCgcctacacacacacacccacacccCTTGAGAAATAGCCTAAGCCGGCTAAAACGAACTCGCCCATCCCCCGGCGCTAGGTCACCTAACTTGCCAACCTACCcgcctaaacacacacacacccccCTTGAGAAATAGCCTAAGCCGGCCAAAACGAACTCGCTCGCCACACGATGCTCGGTCGCCTAACCCGCCGACCTATTCACGTACACACACTCCACCCTCCTTGAAGAATTGCCCGAGGGGGCCAAAACCAAACTCGCACCCCACCGGGTGCTAGGTTGCCTAACCCGCCGACCTACTCGCCTAAACACACACCAACACCCCTTGAAAAATCGCCTAAGCAGGCCGAAAATGAACTCGCCCACCACCAGGTGTTAGGTCGCCTAACCCGTCGGTCTACTCGCCTACGCACACACCCACACCCTTCAGAAATTGCCTAAGCCGACCGAAACGAACTTGCCCACCACCCAGTGCTAGGTCGCCTAACCCGTCGGCCTACTCGCCCACACACACCCACACCCCTTGAGAAATCGCCCAAGCCAGCCGAAACGAACTCGCCCACCACCCGATGCTAGGTCGCCTAACTCGCCGACCTACTCGCCTACACACACATCCACACCCCTTGAAAAATTACGTAGGTAGGCCGAAAACGAACTCGCCCACCATCAGGTGCTCGGCCGCTCGGTCGCGTAACCCGCCGACCTATTCGCTTACACACACCCACACCCCTTGAAAAATCGCCTAGGCAGGACAAAAGAAAACTCACCCTCCTCCCGGTGCTAGGTCGCCTAACCTGCCGACCTACTCGCCTACACACACCGACACCCCTTGAAAAACCACCTAAGCAGGCCGAAAACGAACTCGCTGACCACGGGGTGCTAGGTCGCCTAACCCGTCGGCCTACTCGCCTACACAGACCTACACCCCATGAGAAACCGCCTGACTCGCCGACGAGGTTCAACATTCAGGTCCAAAAATTAAAGTTGCAAGCAAACTACACAAAAGATCTTGCTTGTTTTCTTGTACAAAAATAGGAGGGAGGAACCTTACCTGGTCTGGCGTTGCTGGCAAATTGTTTTGTAAACTTTTCTTCTTACACCAGATTTGTTGCCTCATCACACACATATGTAACACAATTTTCCGTCTTCTCGacttttctttctttgattttttgccTGGATTCCTATTGTTATTGCTCGACACGAAGCTCCCCTCCCCCATCTAGGCCATGACCTCCGGCGGTGGCTGGGGAGAAAAGTGGGGAGGAGAGGGGAGAGAGTTACACGGGGTTTAGGAGGGGCATAGGGTTTCGGTTGGAAGATCATGCGTGGGCTGTACCATCGCTGAATTTTCTCCTGACGGGACATGCTCATGTTTgtgggagtggatggagctttcctATTTTAGGAGGGGACTGCAGGTGTCCTTTCTAATTTGGGCGATCGGTGCATACTATCGTACAACGCGCGTGTTACGTAGTATCGTTCATAGAAAAAATACAACATTAGAGTTAGACTGGATATGGGTTCACTAATTTGAGCGAAGAGATTTTCATCAACAAATCACAAAACTTACAAAAACATATAGAATGGTACAAATTTGTTTTAGTGGGAGAGGCAAATGTTTTCCACGAAAAAAGTTGGATATTTTCCGTCGAGATCGGGTTAGTTATCATACTCTTTCACCGTAAGGCTACTCCCAATGCTCCACCTTATACAGGTGCTAAGGCTGCCACATAGACAAAAAATCTCATGTGGCATGCTAATTAATAGAAGAGAGATGAGTGTGGTGATCCAGGAAGAAACAATGCTAAGCGCGTGAACCTAGGTAaaaaaattaaatgaagaaaatgcatcaatgcatgcacaactttAGTTACAAAAACATTAAATAAGAAAGCTTAGCTACAATGCTAAGCAGCTATGTATTGAGGACTTTAGTTGCTAAACTATTCATGCTTAGCACCTTATCTTAGCGTCAATGCTAAGCGTCGTTTCCACTCGCTCCCTGATTCCCAGACCAGAAACCCCATCCCCCCCTCCCCTGCGGACCAGAAACCCTCcacccaccaccaccacgacgagCACGACGAAGGCCCTATGCCCCGAGGCAGCTCGCAGCGGTGCACCGCCTCCGGCCCGCCGGCCTCGATggtctccgcctccgcctccgcctccgaggACGAACTCTCCCTCCTCACCGGCCCGCAGCTCGTGATCCACCTCACCAAGACCCACCGCAGAGCCGACTTCGATGCGGTTTCGCGCATCCTCGCCGCGCGGGACCACGAGAAGGCCACGGCCGAGGCCAAACTGGCGGCTGCGGAGGTCGAACTTGAGGCAGCGAGGGCGCGCTTGATGGGGGTCGACAAGGTCCAGTCTGACCTAGAGGCCGCGCTCAGGGCGGTCCACGCACAgcaggagaagataaaggcgttaGCTGGCGCGTATCGCTGGCCGCGGGACGAGACCGAAGAGATGGCGCTCGTGCCCGGTGATGCCGCCCCTGAACCGGTGCATCAGGACGAGGGGCGCGTCAAGGAGGcgaaggagggggagggggaagacGACGGCATCATTGACCTGTGCAgcgacgaggaggaagaggagaagacggCGGTGGCCGGCGAGATGGAAATGGAAGGGAGCGGAGATGAGGACGACAGAGTGCCGCTGAGCCAGCGCTTCAAGCGTCTACGGCGAGCCGAGCCCGGTGAGTTGGAATCGGGGAAGGGGGGTGGACAGGGGCAAAGCGATTCGGTCGGTACTCTGGGAAATGATCAGCAGAAATCTTCGTCCGTAAAGATGGAGGGGCAGATGACAAGAACCGGGAAGATGACATGTATTCTTGAGGCTTCAAAGGCGGCAGCTTCCGTGCAGGAGAGTGGAGTTGTGAAATCAGAGAAGTTTGATGATGAGATGCCCAGGACAGTGCTGCTTCCTTCTCGGGGGCTTCTTAGCACGAGCCCTCTACAGAAGGCTTCCTCCAAGAGTGACTATTGTAAAGCTGGAATTGGCGAAAAACAAGGCTCATTTGATGGTGTTCCATCTAGTGGAGTCAGTCAGCTATTGAAGGGGGATGCAAAAATGAACCAGGCACCATTGGTTGGATCATCGAACAAATGTGGCACCAAGGTAATTGGTGCTGAAAAACATTCACCTCTATTAAGACCATGTGAAGAGCGGATGATAACAAGGGATGTAGTTCCATTTGAACCTTGCAATGGCAACAGCATGTATGTCCAGGTAAAAAGGGAGGCGGGCTCATTGCCTTCAACAATTACCAGTAAATGGGAGTCTGAAGGACATCTGTGTAGCTCAGTTTGCAACCATGTGGAGATAGCTATGCAAGCTCTCTGTGCTCTCTATCGCCAGAGGAAGTTAGCAATGGAGGATGCAAGAGAGGAACACAGGTGTGTTAAAAGTTGAATTTGCTGAATgtttaaacaaaaaaaatatattatATTGTTGCATATCTTGTGTATATCAATCATCACTGTTTTTGTTTAGCCCATGCTAGTAATAAACCTTAAATCATTTCAGATTGTGTTAAGTTGTAGAAATCCTAAATATCCGGTAGTCAATTGTATTAGAATCAGAACTGACATTGAGTATGGTTATGAAAGCCCCATAGCTTTAGAAACAGGAGAGCAGGACAATATGACATCTCTCACTATTTTATGTCTCATAGCAGCTACATACTTCTCTATGGTCTTATTTGTTTGTTATTCTTCTGTTATAATACTAGTATATTAAAAGCACAATACGACGGAACAAAGATAGACGAGTATCCGACCGTTAATCCAGTGGACCTCCTTTAATTAGTTATTAACCACAACTGATAGATCTTCATAATTGTACGTAGGCAGACTGCAAGCGATAGATTCTCATTATAGTATGTAAATAGATAGCATTTGGTGGATCTTCATAACTTTACCTAAATAGATCACATCCGATAGTGTATACCTGTAATTCCCATTTCCTTACGAAAAAATAATTCCTGTTATCTCTTCCGATTAACCGTTTCTTTGGATCACAACCTATGACAAGCCCGTGAGACACTGTAAGTCCAGCTAAACATCCTAGGCTAATGAATTGGTTCGTACAGACTTACACCCCTAGCAAATTGGTTCCTGAACCGATACATATTTCATCACATTGACAAATTCGGAACTAAGACCACCATATAATATATGAATATTGCAGGTATGCATCTGTGATCTGTGTGGATGGTATAAAATGACATGAGTTATCAAGATATACCTTGAACCATACAGAAACTAATTTAATTCTGATCTGCATGCTTGTGCATGAATTGAAGCATGATGGTTGTTCCGAGGATGGACATAGTACTTGTAAATGATTTGTGCAAGGAAGAAAGAGCAAGGAATTAGGTCTGGATCACCGGACGTCCCCTGCAATAAGGCGGCGATAACAAACTCATTGTAGTTAACAATAGCCGTGCCCTAGAATCTACGTTATTCCTGTTTTGCATCCTGTGAGAAAAACTGCTCAAGTTTAATTATGCATGCATATTGATCTTATATCAACGATCAGCGTTCTGAACACGTACAAGAGATACAGCGGCAATCTGCTAGATTGTGATGAGAACCTTAATAATCCTGTGTGATACAATATCATCTACAAACAATTTATTGGCTCAGACAACGACTGGTTGAGCAGCCACATCAAATGTACGAACCACCAATTGTTTCACCGATCCAAATTTTGATGCACTGTACTAATTCAATATCAGTATAAACTATAAACATCAGCTTTTGCACAATCAGCCCATTACAAACGGCTGAGCAATCAGCTTGATATATTTCTGTACTTCTTGATATAGTCAACTTGATTAATTCTGCGTACTGATGTAATGACACGTACAAATTGTTAGCAGTTAGGTCTCCTTCTCACGTAGATAGCTGACCAGGACGTGCCCATTGCACGATCCCCTCTAACCTGCAC
Coding sequences within:
- the LOC123441802 gene encoding uncharacterized protein LOC123441802; the protein is MSAAASSSAVKRHGRKMLGPSPASMALAASYPPLASSPRTVAHSVQPPAGMLPLVPCPSCGIRSTIRLVSKSETNPGRIFYKCPNHHIPPNPCQHYYWEDGPDNYFDFLVRGGYISHGLSSFDSAGVIASEVIEVQEECAGAMQSTVETVMNADVLKKMNELIFLCKSILSALVVLIAVVVYVGFKK
- the LOC123444005 gene encoding uncharacterized protein LOC123444005, with product MPRGSSQRCTASGPPASMVSASASASEDELSLLTGPQLVIHLTKTHRRADFDAVSRILAARDHEKATAEAKLAAAEVELEAARARLMGVDKVQSDLEAALRAVHAQQEKIKALAGAYRWPRDETEEMALVPGDAAPEPVHQDEGRVKEAKEGEGEDDGIIDLCSDEEEEEKTAVAGEMEMEGSGDEDDRVPLSQRFKRLRRAEPGELESGKGGGQGQSDSVGTLGNDQQKSSSVKMEGQMTRTGKMTCILEASKAAASVQESGVVKSEKFDDEMPRTVLLPSRGLLSTSPLQKASSKSDYCKAGIGEKQGSFDGVPSSGVSQLLKGDAKMNQAPLVGSSNKCGTKVIGAEKHSPLLRPCEERMITRDVVPFEPCNGNSMYVQVKREAGSLPSTITSKWESEGHLCSSVCNHVEIAMQALCALYRQRKLAMEDAREEHRAHTLAEFLLDGDLQGPMRKTVAELVNHDETNPPFLIQVTISCSGQLYGIFRNKEDPYFC